CTGATGAGGGACGGGCCCGCCGGCTGGCGGTGCGCATCCGGGAGATCGTCGCCGACACGCTCGAGCGGCAGGTGAAGGACCCGCGACTGGGGATGGTGACCGTCACCGGCAGCAAGCTGACCTCCGACCTGCGCGAAGCGACCGTGTTCTACACCGTCTACGGCACCGACGAGGAGAAGGCCGCGTCCGCGGCCGCGCTGGAGTCGGCGAAGGGCGTGCTGCGCAGCACGGTCGGCAAGCGCACCGGCGTGAAGTTCACCCCGACGCTCGCCTTCGTCGCCGACGAGATCCCCGAGCACGCCGCGACGATCGACGACCTGCTGGCCAAGGCACGCGCGGCCGACACCGAGCTGGCCCGTTCGCGCGAGGGCAAGGGGTACGCCGGGGAGGCGGACCCGTACCGCCGCGACGACGAGGACGACGCCGAGGCGTGAGCGACTACGCCCTGCTGGTCGCGCCCTCGGTGAACCGGGTCTACGCCGCCGACGCCCCGCGGCTGCTCGCCGCCGAGCTCGACATCACGATGGCCGCGCTCGGCCTGGCCGGCGACGCCGTGCGGCTCGAGGCCATCGCGGGGCTGGACTACCTGCTCCTAAGCGGCATCGGCGACGAGGCGCGGCTGGCCGCGCTGGTCGCCTCCTCGTCGGCGGCGTACGCCTTGTTCGCGCGGGAGGGTGCCCTGCTCAGGCCGGTGGAGCTGCCGGCGACGGCGCGGTTCAGCGACGACCTGGTCACGATCCAGAAGTACACCGGGAAGACCAACGAGCAGCTGACCACGCTGCTGATGAACGTGACGCTGGCGGCCTCTGCGCGCCCGCAGCTGCTGACCGGTGGGCGCGCCAAGCTGCTGGATCCGGTGTGCGGCCGCGGCACCACCCTCAACCTGGCGCTGCGGCGCGGCTTCGACGGGTACGGCGTCGACGTCGACCGCAAGGACGTCGAGGCCTACTCGGTGTTCTTGAAGACCTGGGCGCGCACCCACCGGCTGCCGCACACGCACTCCTTCGCGCCCGTGCGGCGCCACAAGAAGACGATCGCGCAGCGGCTCGACGTCGAGCTGTTCACCGACCGCGCCGCGCAGAGGAGTGGGCACGGGCAGCGGGTCGCGGTGGCGGTCGCCGACACGACCGCGGTGACCGAGCTGTTCGCCGAGGGCACGATGGACGCCGTCGTCGGCGACCTGCCGTACGGCGTGGCGCACGGCGCGCACCGCGGGCACGACCTCGACCGGCGCGCCGACGACCTCGTCGCCGCCGCGATGCCGAGCTGGGCGCGGATGCTCAAGCCCGGCGGCGCGCTCGGCCTGTCGTTCAACACGAAGACCCTCGCCCGTGCCGACGTCGAGGACGCCTGCCGCCGGGTCGGGCTGCAGGTGGCGCCCTACGGCGACCGGTTCGCGCACCGGGTCGACGCGTCGATCGCCCGCGACCTC
The sequence above is drawn from the Cumulibacter manganitolerans genome and encodes:
- a CDS encoding TRM11 family SAM-dependent methyltransferase yields the protein MSDYALLVAPSVNRVYAADAPRLLAAELDITMAALGLAGDAVRLEAIAGLDYLLLSGIGDEARLAALVASSSAAYALFAREGALLRPVELPATARFSDDLVTIQKYTGKTNEQLTTLLMNVTLAASARPQLLTGGRAKLLDPVCGRGTTLNLALRRGFDGYGVDVDRKDVEAYSVFLKTWARTHRLPHTHSFAPVRRHKKTIAQRLDVELFTDRAAQRSGHGQRVAVAVADTTAVTELFAEGTMDAVVGDLPYGVAHGAHRGHDLDRRADDLVAAAMPSWARMLKPGGALGLSFNTKTLARADVEDACRRVGLQVAPYGDRFAHRVDASIARDLVVASRPAAGSAAA
- the rbfA gene encoding 30S ribosome-binding factor RbfA gives rise to the protein MADEGRARRLAVRIREIVADTLERQVKDPRLGMVTVTGSKLTSDLREATVFYTVYGTDEEKAASAAALESAKGVLRSTVGKRTGVKFTPTLAFVADEIPEHAATIDDLLAKARAADTELARSREGKGYAGEADPYRRDDEDDAEA